In a genomic window of Chlamydiota bacterium:
- a CDS encoding D-alanyl-D-alanine carboxypeptidase has translation MKGLCRTALLSAVLLLPSLRPPAAAAARAEIPPRTGSPYVGAIVVDAETGGTVFEENADAECYPASIVKLMDLLIILERVGEKSLDLQEPVTTTAETSRIGGSQVYLAENETFTVEELLYALMVQSANDAAVALALHVAGSTEGFVRLMQEKADKLGMTSTRFASVHGLPPDKGKEPDLSTPRDLAVLGRAVAACPGALAYTSTQVRGFRGDSFEMRNHNRLLGVFPGCDGLKTGYFRLGGYSVVATAARGGNRFIAVVAGAKEKKERDARAKALLASAFAKATPKPAATATAMPAPTAPPAVAPPVEKAAGRGRRLLLIAAAAALGWGVYWFVKTQIGGPPPEA, from the coding sequence GTGAAAGGACTTTGTCGCACCGCCCTGCTGTCCGCCGTCCTGCTGCTCCCCTCGCTCCGCCCTCCCGCCGCGGCCGCCGCGCGCGCGGAGATCCCCCCGCGCACCGGGTCGCCGTATGTCGGGGCGATCGTGGTGGACGCGGAGACGGGCGGGACGGTCTTCGAGGAGAACGCCGACGCCGAGTGCTACCCGGCGAGCATCGTGAAGCTGATGGACCTGCTGATCATCCTGGAGCGGGTCGGAGAGAAGTCGCTCGACCTTCAGGAGCCGGTCACGACGACGGCGGAGACGTCCCGCATCGGGGGCTCGCAGGTCTACCTCGCCGAGAACGAGACCTTCACCGTGGAGGAGCTCCTCTACGCCCTGATGGTCCAGTCGGCGAACGACGCCGCCGTCGCCCTCGCCCTGCACGTGGCGGGTTCGACGGAGGGGTTCGTGCGGCTGATGCAGGAGAAGGCGGACAAACTCGGGATGACGTCGACGCGCTTCGCGTCCGTCCACGGCCTTCCGCCCGACAAGGGGAAGGAGCCGGATCTGAGCACCCCGCGCGACCTCGCCGTTCTCGGGCGCGCCGTCGCCGCCTGCCCCGGCGCCCTGGCGTACACCTCGACCCAGGTCCGCGGGTTCCGCGGCGATTCGTTCGAGATGCGGAACCACAACCGGCTCCTCGGCGTCTTCCCCGGCTGCGACGGGCTCAAGACCGGTTACTTCAGGCTCGGCGGATACTCGGTCGTCGCCACCGCCGCGCGCGGCGGAAACCGGTTCATCGCGGTGGTCGCGGGGGCGAAGGAGAAGAAGGAGCGCGACGCCCGGGCGAAGGCCCTCCTCGCGAGCGCCTTCGCGAAGGCGACCCCGAAACCGGCGGCCACGGCCACGGCCATGCCCGCGCCAACCGCCCCGCCCGCCGTCGCCCCCCCCGTGGAGAAGGCCGCCGGGCGCGGAAGGAGACTGCTGCTCATCGCCGCCGCGGCGGCGCTCGGGTGGGGGGTGTACTGGTTCGTGAAGACGCAGATCGGCGGCCCCCCGCCCGAGGCGTAG
- a CDS encoding amidohydrolase family protein translates to MELVVRNAEVLTPRGMERADVAVGGGRILRVGGAGKAGKMRAVEGEGLVVLPGAVDPHVHMELLTVSGKISSDDFDSGSCAALFGGVTALGDFAYPEKGERLVHALQARREAARARCRTDFFLHVAVSENPADLEAQMEECVAEGARSFKVHMNDPFVGRDLLDRLCRFCAERHCILMVHAEDGPAIARAQARLVAEGKTALACYPGSRPPECEARAIDTVMSCAARHRPAVYIVHLSSAAGLEAVRRHREAGRRIYAETCPQYLFLTEAKYADPDGFCATCAPPFRKERDREALWSGLADGSIDVVATDHCPFMRAQKEAWGGDFTRLPFGIPGVETMVPLLFGEGRRRGFSYEKLSALAGGNAARIFGLSPRAGIEEGRKADLFVYDPAGETAIDHAALHMRCDFSPYQGMRLTGRLAATVLGASVVHNG, encoded by the coding sequence ATGGAGCTCGTCGTCAGGAACGCGGAGGTGCTGACCCCGCGCGGGATGGAGCGGGCGGACGTTGCGGTCGGGGGAGGGAGGATCCTCCGCGTCGGAGGCGCGGGGAAGGCGGGGAAGATGCGCGCAGTGGAGGGCGAGGGGCTGGTCGTCCTCCCGGGCGCGGTCGATCCGCACGTGCATATGGAGCTCCTCACCGTCAGTGGGAAGATCTCCTCCGACGATTTCGACAGCGGCTCCTGCGCGGCGCTTTTCGGCGGGGTGACGGCGCTCGGGGACTTCGCCTACCCGGAGAAGGGGGAGCGGCTCGTCCACGCCCTGCAGGCGCGGCGCGAGGCGGCCCGGGCGCGCTGCCGGACGGATTTCTTTCTCCACGTCGCGGTCTCCGAGAATCCCGCGGACCTGGAGGCGCAGATGGAGGAGTGCGTCGCGGAGGGGGCGCGTTCCTTCAAGGTGCACATGAACGACCCCTTTGTCGGCCGCGACCTGCTCGACCGTCTCTGCCGGTTCTGCGCGGAACGACACTGCATCCTCATGGTCCACGCCGAGGACGGCCCGGCGATCGCGCGGGCGCAGGCGCGGCTCGTCGCGGAGGGGAAGACCGCGCTCGCGTGCTACCCCGGCAGCCGTCCGCCCGAGTGCGAGGCGCGGGCGATCGACACGGTGATGTCGTGCGCGGCGAGACACCGCCCCGCGGTCTACATCGTCCACCTCTCGAGCGCGGCGGGGCTCGAGGCGGTGCGGCGGCATCGGGAGGCGGGGCGGCGCATCTATGCGGAGACGTGCCCGCAGTATCTGTTCCTCACCGAGGCGAAATACGCCGATCCGGACGGCTTCTGCGCGACCTGCGCTCCTCCGTTCAGGAAGGAACGGGACCGGGAGGCGCTCTGGAGCGGCCTCGCGGACGGCTCGATAGACGTCGTCGCGACCGATCATTGCCCGTTTATGCGCGCGCAGAAGGAGGCGTGGGGCGGCGACTTCACCCGCCTCCCGTTCGGTATACCCGGCGTCGAGACGATGGTGCCGCTCCTTTTCGGGGAGGGGAGGCGGCGCGGCTTCTCGTACGAAAAGCTCTCCGCGCTCGCGGGGGGGAACGCGGCGAGGATATTCGGCCTTTCCCCGCGCGCGGGGATCGAGGAGGGGCGGAAGGCGGATCTCTTCGTCTACGACCCCGCGGGGGAGACGGCGATCGATCACGCCGCCTTGCACATGCGCTGCGACTTCTCCCCCTACCAGGGGATGCGCCTGACCGGCCGGCTCGCGGCGACGGTCCTCGGCGCGTCCGTTGTGCACAACGGTTGA